One Micromonospora eburnea genomic region harbors:
- a CDS encoding RsmB/NOP family class I SAM-dependent RNA methyltransferase: protein MTGTSEPRGDRFSVDGPRGGSADSRDARGPRDSERAAGRGSRYGSGPRADDAGRFGGGRSREGRPVGGERAERPGRPAREGRFGDRRPARPAVDLPRHVAYEAIAAVHRDDAYANLVLPAMLRDEGLTGRDAAFATELTYGTLRHTGTLDAIISDAAGRDVQRIDPPVRDALRLGAYQLLHTRVPAHAAVSSTVDLVRAVGPGATGFANAVLREVATRDLDGWVAKLAPSAETDPIGHLALAYSHPQWIVRAFAEALGGDLGETARLLIEDNERPPVHLCARPGLADPVELADEVGGAPGAFSPYAVYLSGGAPGDLPAVAEGRAHVQDEGSQLVANVLATAPLDGPDGRWLDLCAGPGGKAGLLGALAAQRDARLTAVEVAEHRARLVAQATRGLPVNVLNTDGRTVGADPKLPEGHFDRVLVDAPCTGLGSLRRRPESRWRRQPSDLPPLTRLQRELLTAALRAVRPGGLVAYVTCSPHVVETHVTVTEASRRCGFPVDFVDARPLLPAGMPGLGDGPTVQLWPQRHGTDAMFLALLRKG, encoded by the coding sequence GTGACCGGGACGTCCGAGCCCCGGGGCGACCGCTTCTCGGTCGACGGTCCGCGCGGCGGGTCGGCCGACAGCCGCGACGCCCGCGGGCCCCGGGACAGCGAGCGCGCCGCCGGGCGTGGCTCCCGGTACGGGTCCGGCCCGCGCGCCGACGACGCCGGCCGGTTCGGTGGCGGGCGGTCCCGCGAGGGCCGGCCCGTCGGCGGGGAGCGCGCCGAGCGCCCCGGCCGGCCGGCGCGGGAGGGGCGCTTCGGCGACCGCCGGCCCGCACGGCCGGCCGTCGACCTGCCCCGGCACGTCGCGTACGAGGCGATCGCGGCGGTGCACCGGGACGACGCGTACGCCAACCTGGTGCTGCCGGCGATGCTGCGGGACGAGGGGCTGACCGGGCGGGACGCCGCGTTCGCCACCGAGCTGACCTACGGCACGCTGCGGCACACCGGCACCCTGGACGCGATCATCTCCGACGCGGCCGGCCGGGACGTGCAGCGGATCGACCCGCCGGTGCGGGACGCGCTGCGGCTCGGGGCGTACCAACTCCTGCACACCCGGGTGCCGGCGCACGCGGCGGTCTCCTCCACGGTGGACCTGGTGCGGGCCGTCGGCCCCGGGGCCACCGGCTTCGCCAACGCGGTGCTCCGCGAGGTGGCCACCCGCGACCTTGACGGCTGGGTGGCCAAGCTCGCCCCGTCGGCGGAGACCGACCCGATCGGCCACCTGGCGTTGGCGTACAGCCATCCGCAGTGGATCGTCCGGGCGTTCGCCGAGGCGCTCGGCGGCGACCTGGGCGAGACCGCGCGCCTGCTGATCGAGGACAACGAGCGCCCGCCCGTACACCTGTGCGCCCGCCCGGGCCTGGCCGATCCGGTGGAGCTGGCCGACGAGGTCGGCGGCGCCCCGGGCGCCTTCTCGCCGTACGCGGTCTATCTGTCCGGCGGTGCGCCGGGGGACCTGCCGGCGGTGGCCGAGGGGCGCGCCCATGTCCAGGACGAGGGTTCCCAGCTGGTGGCGAACGTCCTCGCGACCGCGCCGCTGGACGGCCCGGACGGCCGCTGGCTGGATCTGTGCGCCGGCCCGGGCGGCAAGGCCGGCCTGCTCGGCGCGCTCGCCGCGCAGCGCGACGCCCGGCTCACCGCGGTCGAGGTCGCCGAGCACCGGGCCCGGCTGGTCGCCCAGGCCACCCGGGGCCTGCCGGTGAACGTGCTGAACACCGACGGGCGGACGGTCGGTGCCGACCCGAAGCTGCCGGAGGGGCACTTCGACCGGGTGCTGGTCGACGCCCCGTGCACCGGGCTCGGCTCGCTGCGGCGCCGGCCGGAGTCCCGCTGGCGGCGCCAGCCGTCGGACCTGCCGCCGCTGACCCGCCTGCAGCGGGAGCTGCTCACCGCGGCGTTGCGGGCGGTCCGGCCCGGCGGGCTGGTCGCGTACGTCACCTGTTCCCCGCATGTCGTGGAGACGCACGTGACGGTGACCGAGGCGTCACGTCGCTGCGGCTTCCCGGTCGACTTCGTCGACGCCCGGCCACTGCTGCCGGCCGGCATGCCGGGGCTCGGGGACGGGCCCACGGTGCAGTTGTGGCCCCAACGCCACGGCACCGACGCCATGTTCCTGGCCCTCCTCCGCAAGGGCTGA
- a CDS encoding M28 family peptidase: protein MRRRTPTAGLALALFAAMTATLGGTSASAAPAPAAAPTALAAPDISVTNVQAHLAQFNTIATSNGGNRRAGSAGYTASVSYVKSKLQAAGYSVTEQTCTSCTYPASNLIAEWPQGPADQIVMFGAHLDSVAAGPGINDNGSGSATLLENALVLAQQNPTMTQRVRFAWWNGEEQGLQGSKFYVNSLSATQKSYIKAYYNFDMVASPNGGYFINRVTSTTAAPLKAYWDSFGLQPEENTEGQGRSDDYSFANAGIPTSGYAAGASYTKTSAQASKWGGTAGAAYDSCYHKACDTTGNINATILDRAADGVAYAIWQLAVGGTPTNDFSISVNPTSGSVVRGSATTATVSTATTSGSAQTVSLSATGAPSGVTVSFSPSSVTSGGSATMTVSASLTATTGTYTITVIGTGPTTHSTTYSLTVTGTGGCTGGQLIGNGGFESGSTPWTATSGVITNAQGQPARTGSYKAWLDGYGTSHTDSLSQSVTLPTGCASYTLAFWLHIDTAETTSSTAYDKLTVQVGTTTLATYSNLNAASGYTQRTFNLAAYAGQTVTLKWTGVEDTLLQTSFVIDDVTLQVG from the coding sequence ATGAGACGTCGCACCCCGACCGCGGGCCTCGCGCTCGCCCTCTTCGCCGCGATGACGGCGACCCTGGGCGGGACCTCCGCCTCCGCCGCCCCCGCCCCGGCGGCCGCGCCGACCGCCCTGGCCGCCCCGGACATCTCGGTGACCAACGTGCAGGCCCATCTGGCCCAGTTCAACACCATCGCCACCAGTAACGGCGGCAACCGGCGGGCCGGCTCGGCCGGCTACACCGCCTCGGTGAGCTACGTGAAGTCCAAGCTCCAGGCCGCCGGCTACAGCGTCACCGAGCAGACCTGCACCAGCTGCACCTACCCGGCGAGCAACCTGATCGCCGAGTGGCCGCAGGGCCCGGCCGACCAGATCGTGATGTTCGGCGCCCACCTGGACAGCGTCGCCGCCGGCCCGGGCATCAACGACAACGGCTCCGGCTCGGCCACCCTGCTGGAGAACGCCCTGGTGCTGGCGCAGCAGAACCCGACCATGACCCAGCGGGTCCGGTTCGCCTGGTGGAACGGTGAGGAGCAGGGCCTGCAGGGCTCGAAGTTCTACGTCAACTCGCTGAGCGCCACCCAGAAGAGCTACATCAAGGCGTACTACAACTTCGACATGGTCGCCTCGCCCAACGGCGGCTACTTCATCAACCGGGTCACCTCGACCACGGCCGCGCCGCTGAAGGCGTACTGGGACTCGTTCGGCCTCCAGCCGGAGGAGAACACCGAGGGGCAGGGCCGCTCCGACGACTACTCGTTCGCCAACGCCGGCATCCCCACCTCCGGCTACGCGGCGGGCGCCAGCTACACCAAGACGTCCGCGCAGGCCAGCAAGTGGGGCGGCACCGCCGGGGCGGCGTACGACTCCTGCTACCACAAGGCGTGCGACACCACCGGCAACATCAACGCGACCATCCTCGACCGGGCCGCGGACGGTGTCGCGTACGCGATCTGGCAGCTCGCGGTCGGCGGCACCCCGACCAACGACTTCTCCATCTCGGTGAACCCGACCTCCGGCAGCGTGGTCCGGGGCAGCGCCACCACCGCGACCGTCAGCACCGCCACCACCAGTGGCAGCGCCCAGACCGTCAGCCTCTCCGCCACCGGCGCGCCCAGCGGGGTGACGGTGTCGTTCAGCCCGTCCTCGGTCACCTCGGGCGGTTCGGCCACCATGACGGTCAGCGCCTCGTTGACGGCGACCACCGGGACGTACACCATCACGGTCATCGGCACCGGGCCGACGACCCACAGCACCACCTACAGCCTCACCGTGACCGGCACCGGCGGCTGCACCGGCGGGCAGCTCATCGGCAACGGCGGCTTCGAGTCCGGCAGCACGCCGTGGACGGCGACCTCGGGCGTGATCACCAACGCCCAGGGGCAGCCGGCGCGGACCGGCTCGTACAAGGCGTGGCTGGACGGGTACGGGACGTCGCACACCGACTCGCTGTCGCAGTCGGTGACCCTCCCGACCGGGTGCGCCAGCTACACCCTGGCGTTCTGGCTGCACATCGACACCGCGGAGACCACCTCGTCGACCGCGTACGACAAGCTGACCGTCCAGGTGGGCACGACCACGCTGGCGACGTACTCGAACCTCAACGCCGCCAGCGGCTACACGCAGCGCACCTTCAACCTGGCCGCGTACGCCGGGCAGACGGTGACCCTGAAGTGGACCGGCGTGGAGGACACGTTGTTGCAGACCAGCTTCGTCATCGACGACGTGACGCTTCAGGTCGGCTGA
- a CDS encoding septum formation family protein translates to MRRWWTAAAVGATAVLALAGCGAPAGVDRDLTDDWPAFPAVEGFVPESGVCHATIQEVGYLSGYGPIDCTTSHRAETLHVGTLTGADAGRSTPPKAGSTGMRTAHAECDRQVSKAVGADWRSGRLLLTVVFPSTQAWGGGARWFRCDLSEVDSLDDANVTLRSASLRDALAPGSPLALGCFEPKLNKDDIEEMRPVACTAKHHAEFVGVYPFPDVTYAEFQRSSERAHKACRGLTATYVKVPNDGNLQYRAGTIIYHPLEAEWNDGNRGVQCFLWLSDRALTRSLKGAGNKGLPVR, encoded by the coding sequence ATGCGGCGATGGTGGACGGCGGCCGCCGTGGGTGCGACGGCGGTGCTGGCGCTGGCCGGCTGCGGCGCCCCGGCCGGGGTGGACCGGGATCTGACCGACGACTGGCCCGCCTTCCCGGCCGTCGAGGGATTCGTGCCGGAGTCCGGGGTCTGCCACGCCACGATCCAGGAGGTCGGATACCTCAGCGGCTACGGCCCGATCGACTGCACCACCTCGCACCGCGCCGAGACGCTGCACGTGGGGACGCTGACCGGTGCGGACGCCGGCCGGAGCACTCCCCCGAAGGCCGGGTCGACCGGGATGCGGACCGCGCACGCCGAGTGCGACCGGCAGGTCAGCAAGGCCGTCGGCGCCGACTGGCGCTCGGGACGGCTGCTGCTCACGGTCGTCTTCCCGTCGACGCAGGCCTGGGGCGGCGGGGCCCGCTGGTTCCGCTGCGACCTCTCCGAGGTGGACAGCCTGGACGACGCCAACGTCACCCTGCGCAGCGCCAGCCTGCGTGACGCCCTCGCGCCGGGCTCCCCGCTGGCGCTGGGCTGCTTCGAGCCGAAGCTCAACAAGGACGACATCGAGGAGATGCGGCCGGTCGCCTGCACCGCCAAGCACCACGCCGAGTTCGTCGGCGTCTACCCGTTCCCCGACGTCACGTACGCGGAGTTCCAGCGCAGCTCGGAGCGGGCGCACAAGGCGTGCCGCGGGCTGACCGCGACGTACGTGAAGGTGCCCAACGACGGCAACCTGCAGTACCGGGCCGGCACGATCATCTACCACCCGCTCGAGGCGGAGTGGAACGACGGCAACCGCGGGGTGCAGTGCTTCCTCTGGCTGAGCGACCGGGCGCTGACCCGCTCGCTGAAGGGCGCCGGCAACAAGGGGCTGCCGGTCCGGTGA
- the rpe gene encoding ribulose-phosphate 3-epimerase, translated as MTVPPPIVAPSILAADFARLADEVRAVEHAADWLHVDVMDNHFVPNLTIGLPVVQSLRAATELPFDVHLMIEDPRRWAPGYADAGAYNVTFHAEACDDPVALAKDLRSAGAKAGLAIDRDTPIEPYLELLPSFDTLLIMTIKAGFGGQRFIPQLLDKVRTARRHVDSGHLELRIEVDGGIAADTIEQAAAAGADAFVAGTAVYGADDPAEAVRRLRGLAERAAHGG; from the coding sequence GTGACCGTACCGCCGCCGATCGTCGCGCCGAGCATCCTGGCCGCCGATTTCGCCCGCCTCGCCGACGAGGTCCGTGCCGTCGAACACGCCGCCGACTGGCTCCACGTCGACGTCATGGACAACCACTTCGTGCCGAACCTGACCATCGGGCTACCGGTGGTGCAGAGCCTGCGTGCGGCGACCGAGCTGCCGTTCGACGTGCACCTCATGATCGAGGACCCGCGGCGCTGGGCCCCCGGATACGCCGACGCCGGGGCGTACAACGTCACCTTCCACGCCGAGGCGTGCGACGACCCGGTGGCGCTGGCCAAGGACCTCCGCTCGGCCGGGGCGAAGGCAGGGCTGGCGATCGACCGGGACACCCCGATCGAGCCGTACCTGGAGCTGCTGCCCAGCTTCGACACGCTGCTGATCATGACGATCAAGGCCGGCTTCGGCGGGCAGCGGTTCATCCCGCAGTTGCTGGACAAGGTGCGCACCGCCCGGCGGCACGTGGACAGCGGCCATCTGGAGTTGCGGATCGAGGTCGACGGCGGGATCGCCGCCGACACCATCGAGCAGGCCGCCGCGGCGGGCGCGGACGCCTTCGTCGCCGGCACCGCGGTCTACGGCGCCGACGATCCCGCCGAGGCGGTACGCCGCCTGCGGGGCCTGGCGGAACGCGCGGCCCACGGCGGCTGA
- a CDS encoding GGDEF domain-containing response regulator: MDSADERPDVVLVVDDDEDIARFVEFNLRLHGFEVLHAADGQEALEVIERHRPDLAVVDLMMPRIDGLELTRRLRADPMTSALPVIMLTAKGMTVDKVNGLSAGADDYLVKPFDTAELVARVSSTLRRNKEFREVSPLTGLPGNSRIRREISDRVRSGVDYAVGYIDIDRFKSVNDRYGFVRGDEFISALARSLHRAVVSIGLPPAFLGHVGGDDFVIVCAPNQVRPLTSRAVVDFEKAADALYDPTDRERGFVELKDRRGNIRRAALVTLSIGVSLSDSGKRFTSPLEAIAVASEMKTVAKSQPGSYVAVDRRRGVT, translated from the coding sequence GTGGATTCGGCCGACGAGCGACCCGATGTCGTCCTGGTCGTCGACGACGACGAGGACATCGCGCGGTTCGTCGAGTTCAACCTGCGCCTGCACGGCTTCGAGGTGCTGCACGCCGCCGACGGCCAGGAGGCGCTTGAGGTGATCGAGCGGCACCGGCCGGACCTGGCCGTGGTCGACCTGATGATGCCGCGCATCGACGGCCTGGAGCTGACCCGTCGGCTGCGCGCCGACCCGATGACCTCGGCGCTGCCGGTGATCATGCTGACCGCCAAGGGCATGACCGTGGACAAGGTCAACGGCCTCAGCGCCGGCGCCGACGACTACCTGGTGAAACCCTTCGACACCGCCGAGCTGGTCGCCCGGGTCAGCTCCACGTTGCGCCGCAACAAGGAGTTCCGTGAGGTCTCCCCGCTGACCGGGTTGCCCGGCAACAGCCGGATCCGGCGGGAGATCAGCGACCGGGTACGCAGCGGGGTCGACTACGCGGTCGGATACATCGACATCGACCGGTTCAAGAGCGTCAACGACCGGTACGGCTTCGTCCGGGGCGACGAGTTCATCTCCGCCCTGGCCCGCAGCCTGCACCGGGCGGTGGTGTCGATCGGCCTGCCACCGGCGTTCCTCGGCCACGTCGGCGGCGACGACTTCGTCATCGTCTGCGCTCCCAACCAGGTCCGGCCGCTGACCAGCCGGGCGGTGGTCGACTTCGAGAAGGCCGCCGACGCCCTCTACGACCCCACCGACCGGGAGCGCGGCTTCGTCGAGCTGAAGGACCGGCGGGGCAACATCAGGCGGGCCGCCCTGGTCACCCTCTCCATCGGGGTCTCCCTCTCCGACTCCGGCAAGCGCTTCACCAGCCCGCTGGAGGCGATCGCCGTCGCCTCGGAGATGAAGACGGTCGCCAAGAGCCAGCCCGGGTCGTACGTCGCGGTCGACCGCCGGCGCGGGGTCACCTGA
- the ribD gene encoding bifunctional diaminohydroxyphosphoribosylaminopyrimidine deaminase/5-amino-6-(5-phosphoribosylamino)uracil reductase RibD, producing the protein MASVSVDEAMRRAITLAARGLGTTSPNPVVGCVLLDAAGEIVGEGFHAYAGGPHAEIVALAQAGKRAHGGTAVVTLEPCDHTGRTGPCSHALIAAGVARVVVAVPDPNPVASGGAATLRAAGVEVETGVRAEEAEAGNVAWLTSMRRGWPYVIWKYAATLDGRSAAADGTSMWITSEAARIDVHALRGTVDAVIAGVGTVLADDPRLTARNLRDGTLAIRQPLRVVVDSSGRTPVDARVRDGAAPTWIATADEVGAGPDGRVDLPALLAELHHRGVRAALLEGGPRLAGAFLAAGLVDKVVGYVAPKLLGAGPTALLDAGVTTIADVIDLEITDVTQVGPDLRITALPRKREA; encoded by the coding sequence ATGGCGAGCGTCTCCGTCGACGAGGCGATGCGCCGTGCGATCACCCTGGCCGCCCGCGGTCTCGGCACCACCAGCCCCAACCCGGTGGTCGGCTGCGTGCTGCTCGACGCGGCCGGCGAGATCGTCGGCGAGGGCTTCCACGCGTACGCGGGCGGCCCGCACGCCGAGATCGTCGCCCTCGCCCAGGCCGGCAAGCGGGCCCACGGCGGCACCGCCGTGGTCACCCTGGAACCCTGCGACCACACCGGCCGCACCGGCCCGTGCAGCCACGCCCTCATCGCGGCCGGGGTCGCCCGGGTGGTGGTCGCCGTGCCCGATCCCAACCCGGTCGCCTCCGGCGGCGCGGCCACCCTGCGCGCCGCCGGGGTCGAGGTCGAGACGGGGGTACGCGCCGAGGAGGCCGAGGCCGGCAACGTCGCCTGGCTCACCTCGATGCGCCGCGGCTGGCCGTACGTCATCTGGAAGTACGCCGCCACCCTCGACGGGCGGTCCGCCGCCGCCGACGGCACCAGCATGTGGATCACCTCGGAGGCGGCCCGGATCGACGTGCACGCCCTGCGGGGCACCGTCGACGCGGTGATCGCCGGGGTGGGCACCGTGCTCGCCGACGACCCCCGGCTCACCGCCCGCAACCTGCGCGACGGCACCCTGGCCATCCGGCAGCCGCTGCGGGTGGTGGTGGACAGCTCGGGGCGTACCCCGGTCGACGCCCGGGTCCGCGACGGCGCCGCCCCGACCTGGATCGCCACCGCCGACGAGGTCGGCGCCGGCCCGGACGGCCGGGTCGACCTGCCGGCGCTGCTCGCGGAGCTGCACCACCGCGGCGTCCGGGCCGCCCTGCTGGAGGGCGGCCCCCGGCTGGCCGGCGCGTTCCTCGCCGCCGGCCTGGTCGACAAGGTCGTCGGGTACGTCGCGCCGAAGCTGCTCGGCGCCGGCCCGACCGCGCTGCTCGACGCCGGCGTGACCACCATCGCCGACGTCATCGACCTGGAGATCACCGACGTCACGCAGGTCGGTCCCGACCTGCGGATCACCGCGCTGCCCCGGAAGAGGGAGGCCTGA
- a CDS encoding riboflavin synthase, whose amino-acid sequence MFTGIVEELGEVIRTTETGGDSALVAVRGPLVTSDARHGDSIAVNGVCLTVVDVDGDVFTADVMGETLRRTALGALRPGDPVNLERAAALNSRLGGHLVQGHVDGVGEILSREPAEQWETVRFRLPASLSRYVVEKGSITVDGVSLTVAGVGDDWFAVGLIPTTLKLTTLGAKGVGDPVNLEVDVLAKYVERLLGDRLIGGDR is encoded by the coding sequence ATGTTCACCGGCATCGTCGAGGAGCTGGGCGAGGTCATCCGCACCACCGAGACCGGGGGCGACTCCGCGCTGGTCGCCGTTCGCGGCCCGCTGGTCACCTCCGACGCCCGGCACGGCGACTCCATCGCCGTCAACGGGGTCTGCCTGACCGTGGTCGACGTCGACGGGGACGTGTTCACCGCCGACGTGATGGGGGAGACCCTGCGCCGCACCGCGCTCGGCGCGTTGCGTCCGGGTGACCCGGTCAACCTGGAGCGGGCCGCCGCGCTGAACAGCCGGCTCGGCGGGCACCTGGTCCAGGGCCACGTCGACGGGGTCGGCGAGATCCTCTCCCGGGAGCCGGCCGAGCAGTGGGAGACGGTCCGTTTCCGGCTGCCCGCCTCGCTGTCCCGGTACGTGGTGGAGAAGGGCTCGATCACCGTCGACGGCGTGTCGCTGACCGTCGCCGGGGTCGGCGACGACTGGTTCGCCGTCGGGCTGATCCCCACCACCCTCAAGCTCACCACCCTCGGCGCCAAGGGCGTCGGAGACCCGGTCAACCTTGAGGTGGACGTGCTGGCCAAGTACGTCGAGCGGCTGCTCGGCGACCGCCTCATCGGAGGCGACCGCTGA
- the pnuC gene encoding nicotinamide riboside transporter PnuC, whose protein sequence is MGPLGWLLDAQLQVAGSAVLVREIVGNVFGLGSALFGLRRLVWAWPIGMIGNALLFTVFLGGAFATPQAHDLYGQAGRQVFFFTVSLYGWWRWSRNRRAGSGEQPAVTPRWATGRERLGLLVAAVVGTAAAYPVLAALGSWGPLPDAWILTGSLLATYGMARGWVEFWLIWIAVDAVGVPLLLRGGFYPSAVMYLVYGGFCAAGLAAWWRTSRATTPARTQTPPTYSEAVA, encoded by the coding sequence ATGGGCCCGCTCGGCTGGCTGCTCGACGCCCAGCTCCAGGTCGCCGGTTCGGCGGTGCTGGTCCGGGAGATCGTCGGCAACGTCTTCGGCCTGGGCTCCGCGCTGTTCGGGCTGCGCCGGCTGGTCTGGGCCTGGCCGATCGGCATGATCGGCAACGCGCTGCTGTTCACCGTGTTCCTCGGCGGCGCCTTCGCCACCCCGCAGGCACACGACCTCTACGGCCAGGCCGGCCGCCAGGTCTTCTTCTTCACGGTGAGCCTGTACGGCTGGTGGCGCTGGTCGCGCAACCGTCGCGCTGGTTCGGGGGAGCAGCCGGCGGTCACCCCGCGCTGGGCCACCGGCCGGGAGCGGCTCGGCCTGCTCGTCGCCGCGGTGGTCGGCACCGCGGCCGCGTACCCGGTGCTGGCCGCGCTCGGCTCGTGGGGGCCGCTGCCCGACGCCTGGATCCTGACCGGCAGCCTGCTCGCGACGTACGGCATGGCCCGTGGCTGGGTGGAGTTCTGGCTGATCTGGATCGCGGTCGACGCGGTCGGCGTGCCGCTGCTGCTGCGCGGCGGCTTCTATCCGTCGGCCGTCATGTACCTGGTCTACGGCGGGTTCTGTGCCGCCGGACTGGCCGCCTGGTGGCGTACCTCGCGGGCCACGACGCCGGCCCGCACCCAGACCCCGCCGACCTACTCGGAGGCCGTGGCATGA
- a CDS encoding bifunctional 3,4-dihydroxy-2-butanone-4-phosphate synthase/GTP cyclohydrolase II yields MSTRFGSIEQAVADIAAGRPVVVVDDEDRENEGDLIFAAELATPELLAFMVRHTSGYICVPLTESECDRLDLPPMHHTNQDRRGTAYTVTVDAREGVSTGISAADRSHTIRLLADAGTDPTDLARPGHVVPLRAREGGVLRRPGHTEAAVDLTRLAGLRPAGVLCELVNDDGTMMRLPDLEKFCAEHGLTLITIADLIAYRRRTEKQVEQVAEARMPTPYGVFRALGYRSEHDPAEHVALVMGDLGDGADVLVRVHSECLTGDVFGSLRCDCGPQLQAALARVAQEGRGVVLYVRGHEGRGIGLLHKLQAYQLQDQGRDTVDANLDLGLPADARDYGTGAQILYDLGVRSMRLLTNNPAKRAGLEGYGLTVSGREGLPVRSNPENVRYLRTKRDRMGHLLEGLDEVTEAPMGRTVAGDEIGA; encoded by the coding sequence ATGAGCACGAGGTTCGGATCCATCGAGCAGGCGGTGGCGGACATCGCCGCCGGCCGGCCCGTCGTCGTGGTCGACGACGAGGACCGGGAGAACGAGGGCGACCTGATCTTCGCGGCCGAGTTGGCCACCCCGGAGCTGCTCGCGTTCATGGTCCGCCACACCTCGGGCTACATCTGCGTGCCGCTCACCGAAAGCGAGTGCGACCGGCTGGACCTGCCGCCCATGCACCACACCAACCAGGACCGGCGCGGCACCGCGTACACGGTGACCGTGGACGCCCGGGAAGGGGTCAGTACCGGGATCTCGGCGGCCGACCGGTCACACACCATCCGGCTGCTCGCCGACGCGGGCACCGACCCGACCGACCTGGCCCGACCCGGGCACGTGGTGCCGCTGCGGGCCCGGGAGGGCGGGGTGCTGCGCCGGCCCGGCCACACCGAGGCGGCCGTGGACCTGACCCGGCTGGCCGGGCTGCGCCCGGCCGGGGTGCTCTGCGAGCTGGTCAACGACGACGGCACCATGATGCGCCTGCCGGACCTGGAGAAGTTCTGCGCCGAGCACGGGCTGACCCTGATCACCATCGCCGACCTGATCGCGTACCGGCGGCGCACCGAGAAGCAGGTGGAGCAGGTCGCCGAGGCGCGGATGCCCACCCCGTACGGGGTGTTCCGGGCGCTCGGCTACCGCAGCGAGCACGACCCGGCCGAGCACGTCGCGCTGGTCATGGGCGACCTCGGTGACGGCGCGGACGTGCTGGTCCGGGTGCACTCCGAGTGCCTGACCGGCGACGTGTTCGGCTCGCTGCGCTGCGACTGCGGCCCGCAGTTGCAGGCGGCCCTGGCCCGGGTCGCCCAGGAGGGGCGCGGCGTGGTGCTCTACGTGCGCGGGCACGAGGGGCGCGGGATCGGGCTGCTGCACAAGCTCCAGGCGTACCAGCTTCAGGACCAGGGGCGCGACACCGTGGACGCGAACCTCGACCTGGGGCTGCCCGCCGACGCCCGGGACTACGGCACCGGCGCGCAGATCCTTTACGACCTCGGCGTGCGCTCGATGCGGCTGCTGACGAACAACCCGGCCAAGCGTGCCGGCCTGGAGGGGTACGGCCTCACGGTGAGCGGCCGCGAGGGGCTGCCCGTCCGGTCGAACCCGGAGAACGTGCGCTACCTGCGGACCAAGCGGGACCGGATGGGCCACCTCCTGGAGGGGCTGGACGAGGTGACCGAGGCGCCGATGGGCCGTACGGTCGCCGGCGACGAGATCGGAGCATAG
- the ribH gene encoding 6,7-dimethyl-8-ribityllumazine synthase — translation MAGFGEPGVTSVEAAGLTVGIVAARWHGDLTDHMVDRAVAAAEACGARPVVARVAGSVELPVVAQAMARRYDVVVALGVVVRGATAHFDYVCKSVTEGLTRVALDEGKPVAHGVLTVDTIEQARDRAGLPGSAEDKGWAATVAALDAALAIRGLDATNGHRVGFA, via the coding sequence ATGGCAGGGTTCGGGGAACCGGGCGTCACCTCGGTGGAGGCGGCCGGGCTGACCGTCGGCATCGTGGCCGCGCGCTGGCACGGCGACCTCACCGACCACATGGTCGACCGGGCGGTGGCCGCCGCTGAGGCGTGCGGTGCCCGGCCCGTGGTGGCCCGGGTGGCCGGCTCGGTGGAACTGCCCGTGGTGGCCCAGGCGATGGCCCGCCGGTACGACGTGGTGGTCGCCCTCGGCGTGGTGGTCCGGGGTGCCACGGCCCACTTCGACTACGTCTGCAAGTCGGTGACCGAGGGGCTGACCCGGGTCGCGCTGGACGAGGGCAAGCCGGTGGCGCACGGGGTGCTCACCGTGGACACCATCGAGCAGGCCCGGGACCGGGCCGGCCTGCCCGGGTCGGCCGAGGACAAGGGCTGGGCGGCCACCGTGGCGGCCCTGGACGCCGCCCTGGCCATCCGCGGCCTCGACGCCACCAACGGCCACCGCGTCGGCTTCGCCTGA